A single genomic interval of Trachemys scripta elegans isolate TJP31775 chromosome 3, CAS_Tse_1.0, whole genome shotgun sequence harbors:
- the GJA1 gene encoding gap junction alpha-1 protein: MGDWSALGKLLDKVQAYSTAGGKVWLSVLFIFRILLLGTAVESAWGDEQSAFRCNTQQPGCENVCYDKSFPISHVRFWVLQIIFVSVPTLLYLAHVFYVMRKEEKLNKREEELKGVQNDGVNVEMHLKQIEIKKFKYGIEVHGKVKMRGGLLRTYIITILFKSVFEVAFLVIQWYVYGFSLNAIYTCERDPCPHRVDCFLSRPTEKTIFIIFMLVVSLVSLALNIIELFYVFFKGVKDRVKGKPDPYSPTGTVSPAKECGSTKYAYFNGCSSPTAPLSPMSPPGYKLVTGDRNNSSCRNYNKQASEQNWANYSAEQNRMGQAGSTISNSHAQPFDFHDDPQNTKKLASGLELQPLTLVDQRPPSRASSRASSRPRPDDLEI, translated from the coding sequence ATGGGTGACTGGAGTGCCCTGGGCAAACTTCTTGACAAGGTTCAAGCTTATTCTACTGCAGGAGGGAAGGTATGGCTCTCTGTCCTCTTTATTTTCCGCATCTTGCTCTTGGGGACAGCAGTGGAATCGGCCTGGGGAGATGAGCAATCTGCTTTCCGGTGCAACACTCAGCAGCCTGGTTGCGAGAACGTCTGCTATGACAAGTCCTTTCCAATATCTCATGTGCGCTTCTGGGTTCTGCAGATCATATTTGTGTCTGTGCCTACCCTCTTGTATCTGGCACACGTGTTCTATGTGATGCGGAAAGAAGAGAAACTGAACAAGAGAGAAGAAGAGCTTAAGGGTGTCCAAAATGATGGTGTGAACGTGGAGATGCACCTCAAACAAATAGAGATAAAGAAATTCAAGTATGGAATTGAAGTGCATGGCAAAGTTAAAATGCGAGGAGGACTGCTCCGTACTTACATCATCACCATTCTCTTTAAATCTGTCTTTGAGGTGGCCTTCTTGGTGATACAATGGTACGTCTATGGGTTTAGCCTGAATGCTATTTACACTTGTGAGCGAGACCCATGCCCACACAGAGTGGACTGCTTCCTCTCCCGTCCAACTGAGAAAACCATCTTCATTATCTTCATGCTGGTAGTGTCTTTAGTATCTCTTGCCTTGAACATTATTGAGCTTTTCTATGTGTTCTTCAAGGGTGTCAAGGATCGTGTGAAAGGAAAACCAGACCCCTACTCTCCCACCGGTACTGTGAGTCCTGCCAAGGAATGTGGATCCACAAAATATGCTTATTTTAATGGCTGTTCCTCTCCCACTGCCCCCTTATCACCCATGTCTCCACCAGGCTACAAGCTTGTTACTGGTGACAGGAACAATTCCTCCTGTCGTAACTACAATAAACAAGCCAGTGAGCAAAACTGGGCAAATTACAGTGCTGAGCAGAACAGAATGGGACAGGCTGGTAGCACCATCTCCAACTCTCATGCCCAGCCCTTTGATTTCCATGATGATCCCCAGAACACTAAAAAACTGGCATCAGGGCTTGAGCTGCAGCCCCTCACCCTTGTGGACCAAAGGCCACCTAGCAGAGCCAGCAGCCGAGCCAGTAGTAGACCTAGACCTGATGACCTGGAGATCTAA